Proteins from one Hyperolius riggenbachi isolate aHypRig1 chromosome 2, aHypRig1.pri, whole genome shotgun sequence genomic window:
- the HIKESHI gene encoding protein Hikeshi, translating into MFGCLVAGRLVQTDAQQIAEDKFVFNLPDYESINHVVVFMLGTIPFPERMGGSVYISYPDCSGLPVWQLLGFITNEKPSAIFKISGLKSGEGSQHPFGAMSLPQTPSVAQIGISVELLEQLAQQTPVANAAVSNVDSFTQFTQKMLDNFYNFATSFAISQAQMTPNPSEVFIPANVVLKWYENFQRRLAQNPFFWKT; encoded by the exons ATGTTCGGCTGCCTGGTGGCCGGGAGGCtg gTGCAGACAGATGCCCAGCAGATCGCAGAGGATAAGTTTGTATTTAACCTGCCTGACTATGAAAGTATAAACCACGTGGTGGTGTTCATGCTGGGCACTATTCCCTTCCCCGAGAGGATGGGTGGTTCTGTCTATATCTCCTACCCGGATTGCAGTGGTCTGCCTGTATGGCAGCTGCTTGGCTTCATCACCAATGAAAAGCCCAGTGCCATATTTAAAATATCTGGCTTAAAGTCCG GAGAAGGCAGCCAACACCCCTTTGGAGCTATGAGCTTGCCCCAGACCCCATCGGTGGCCCAGATAGGAATTTCTGTTGAACTTCTTGAGCAGTTGGCACAGCAAACCCCTGTAGCCAATGCAGCTGTATCAAATGTGGACTCTTTTACTCAG TTCACCCAGAAAATGCTGGACAACTTCTACAATTTTGCCACATCGTTTGCCATATCACAAGCCCAGATGACCCCAAACCCTTCGGAAGTCTTCATACCAGCCAACGTGGTGCTCAAATG GTACGAGAACTTCCAGCGACGGCTGGCACAGAACCCCTTCTTCTGGAAAACGTAG